In one window of Vicinamibacteria bacterium DNA:
- a CDS encoding glycosyltransferase family 4 protein has product MTPWAPAATILLLSFAVAVAVTPLIRAAARRLGFLDRPNPRSSHQRVVPRGGGAAIVLASLVALSASPLARAGGATLLGAGVALALVGLWDDRFGLPPLPRLAFQMVAALAAVWGGAGIDRLPLPPPLDLPLHGLGGVFAVLWIVAVVNFYNFLDGIDGLAALQGVVTGLGLVLAGWDPVAAGLGAAIAGACLGFLLFNWSPATIFMGDIGSCFLGYTLSALPLLAPADTRPRAVMFVALSLWLFLADATWTLARRLARGERFYEAHREHLYQRLALRFGHGWVAAGLGLGSCALTVIALQAWRSADAVWAWTGLTLALLFFAAEGGMAGRREPR; this is encoded by the coding sequence ATGACTCCCTGGGCACCGGCCGCCACCATCCTGCTCCTCTCCTTTGCAGTTGCGGTCGCGGTCACGCCCCTCATCCGGGCCGCGGCCCGGCGCCTGGGTTTCTTGGATCGGCCCAACCCACGCTCGTCGCACCAGAGGGTCGTCCCCCGGGGGGGTGGCGCGGCCATTGTCCTGGCCTCGCTTGTCGCGTTGAGCGCTTCGCCATTGGCCCGGGCGGGGGGAGCCACCCTCCTCGGGGCCGGGGTCGCGCTCGCGCTGGTGGGGCTCTGGGACGACCGCTTCGGGCTCCCACCCCTTCCCCGGCTCGCCTTCCAGATGGTGGCGGCCCTGGCCGCCGTCTGGGGAGGGGCGGGGATTGATCGCCTGCCCTTGCCCCCCCCGTTGGATCTGCCGCTACACGGGCTGGGAGGGGTCTTCGCCGTCCTCTGGATCGTGGCGGTCGTGAACTTCTACAACTTCCTGGACGGGATCGACGGGCTCGCGGCCCTGCAGGGAGTGGTCACCGGCCTCGGTCTCGTCTTGGCGGGCTGGGACCCGGTCGCGGCCGGGCTCGGGGCCGCCATCGCCGGGGCTTGTCTCGGCTTTCTCCTTTTCAACTGGTCGCCGGCCACGATCTTCATGGGCGACATCGGGAGCTGCTTCCTCGGGTACACCCTCTCCGCGCTTCCACTCCTGGCGCCCGCGGACACACGGCCGCGGGCCGTGATGTTCGTGGCCTTGAGCCTGTGGCTGTTCCTTGCCGACGCCACCTGGACCCTGGCCCGCAGGCTCGCTCGCGGCGAGCGCTTTTACGAGGCGCACCGCGAGCACCTCTATCAGCGCCTGGCCCTGCGCTTCGGCCATGGCTGGGTGGCGGCGGGACTCGGCTTGGGGTCGTGCGCCCTGACCGTGATTGCGCTTCAGGCCTGGCGGAGCGCGGATGCGGTGTGGGCGTGGACGGGTTTGACCCTGGCCCTGCTCTTCTTCGCCGCCGAGGGTGGGATGGCGGGGCGGCGGGAGCCTAGGTGA